Sequence from the Granulicella sp. L56 genome:
TCGACACGGTAGCGTATATCCGCTTCGCCAGTGTCTATCGGGATTTTAAAGACGTGAGTGAGTTCAAGGCAGAGTTGGAAGAGCTGTTGAACGGTAAAGATCAGAAGAAACGGCGATAGCAGAAGGACGTATGGCGAAAACTCATAAGATTACGTTGATTCCGGGCGATGGCATTGGCCCGGAGGTCTCAGGCGCGGTGGTAAAGATCGTCGAGGCGGCAGGGGCAGCTACGGGGGTGGCATTTGAATGGCACCCCCATGCTGCTGGAGCAGAGGCGTTCGAGACGACTGGGGAGTACATTCCGAAGGCGCTCTATGACTCGATCGAAGAAAATCGGGTGGCATTAAAAGGTCCGGTGACGACGCCAATCGGCGGTGGTTTTGCTTCGATCAATGTAACCTTGCGCCAGAAATTCGAATTGTTTGCCAACTTCAGGCCGGTCAAGAGTCTTCCCGGCTTGAAGACTAATTATCCCAACATCGATCTGATCATCGTGCGGGAAAACATGGAAGACCTGTATGCCGGACTCGAGCATGTGGTGGTCCCGGGAGTAGTACAGGCGCTGAAGATCATTACCGAGAAAGGCTCGACGCGGATCGCCAAGTTTGCCTTCGACTACGCGAGGAAGCATAACCGGAAGAAGGTCCACGCTATCCACAAGGCGAACATCATGAAGCTGTCGGATGGCCTGTTTCTCCAGTGCTGCCGGACGGTTGCCGAGGGCTTTCCTGAGGTTAGCTATGCGGAGCACATTGTGGACAACACCTGCATGCAACTGGTGATGAACCCTTACCAGTACGACATCCTGCTGACAGAAAATTTGTACGGCGATATCTTGAGCGACCTGTGCAGCGCGTTTGTAGGCGGCCTCGGCCTGGTGCCCGGTGCGAATCTCGGGACGGAGTGCGCCATCTTTGAGGCGGTACACGGCTCAGCCCCGGACATCGCCGGAAAAGACATGGCAAACCCGACGGCATTGCTGCAAAGTGCGGTTCTGATGCTGCATCACATCGGCGAAAGCGCGGCGGCAATTCGCGTACAGGACGCGCTGGAGCAGGTCTATTGGGAAGGCAAGACGTTGACGAAAGATGTCGGCGGAACAAGCGGTACCAAGGCGTTTGCGGATGCGGTGTTGCAGGCGATGGAGATGCCGCAGACAGTATCGGCGTAAAAGAAGCTACTTACAAGAGCGAGGTTGGCATGAAGCAGAAGTTGGGTTGGCTGGCGGCTGGAATCGTGATGAGTGGCATGGTGGTCGGATTTACAGGCTGCAAGCCGAATACACCGGCTCAAACGAGTCCGGAGACTGCTCAGACAAATGCAACGCCTGCTCCTGCACAACCGGCCGTGCCGCTTGATCCTACAACGCTGGGGACAGTCAGTGGAACAGTACACTTCGCGGGCAAGGCTCCCGAGCGTATCAGCATCGACATGAGCCAGGATCCGGTATGTTCCATGATGGGCGGCGACAACTTCGCCGAGCAGTATGTCGTTCATGACGGCAAGCTGGCGAATGTCTACATCTACATCAAGAGCGGCCCTCCGGCAGCGATGTCTGCCCCTGCCACCTCCGTAGCTCCTGTCGTGCTGGATCAGATTGGCTGCAAATACGTTCCTCATGTGATCGCTGTGATGCGAGGAGGATCGGTCGAATTCCGTAATTCAGACGGAACCATGCATAACATTCACACCATCCCAGAAGCGGGAACTAATAAAGAGATTGATATCTCTCAGGGGCCCAAGGGCGCACCCGAGGTGAAGAGCTTCGCCGAGCCTGAGATCATGATGCCGGTGCGGTGCAACAACCATCCCTGGATGAATGCATTTATCAACGTCTCCGTCACACCGTTTTTCGCCGTAACCGACGCGAATGGTCACTTTGAGATCAAAGGCTTGCCAGCGGGAACCTATACTCTCGCGGCGGTGCACGAGAAGATGGGGGAGCAGACCATGACCGTTACGGTTAGGCCCCATGTAACGGAAACAGCGAATTTTAGCTATTCGATCAAGAAATAGAATAGGGTAACTGACCTGTCTCGCAGCCTGATCCTCCCAAAATGCGACTAAAGGGCGGTGAACAGCCAATGTCCGGTGACGGTAGTGGCCGCGCCGCGTTATTCTTGAATATATGGAACGGCGCAAGGTCGGAATTTTGGGCGCGACCGGTATGGTCGGGCAGCGATTTATTCAATTATTGAGCAATCATCCGTGGTTTGAGATTGCGTGGCTGGCGGCGAGCGATCGCAGCGCTGGCAAAACGTATGGCGAAGCCTGCCGCTGGAAGCTGGACACCCCGCTGCCCAAACACATTGCCGCGATGACGATGCAGCCGAACGTGCCCGAAGGTACGGTGGGAGAGCTGCCGAAGATTATCTTCGCCGCGCTCGACGCAGACATTGCGCGAGAGTTGGAGCCGAAGTTTGCCGCCGTGGGCTGCGCCGTTATCTCGAACTCCAGCGCATTCCGCATGACTCCGGATGTGCCGCTGGTAGTTCCTGAGGTCAACTCGGACCATCTGGCTTTGATTGAAGCGCAGGCTTCGCGCAAGGAAAATGGCGGCAAGGGCGGCTATATTGTCACCAATCCAAACTGCAGCACGATCG
This genomic interval carries:
- a CDS encoding isocitrate/isopropylmalate dehydrogenase family protein codes for the protein MAKTHKITLIPGDGIGPEVSGAVVKIVEAAGAATGVAFEWHPHAAGAEAFETTGEYIPKALYDSIEENRVALKGPVTTPIGGGFASINVTLRQKFELFANFRPVKSLPGLKTNYPNIDLIIVRENMEDLYAGLEHVVVPGVVQALKIITEKGSTRIAKFAFDYARKHNRKKVHAIHKANIMKLSDGLFLQCCRTVAEGFPEVSYAEHIVDNTCMQLVMNPYQYDILLTENLYGDILSDLCSAFVGGLGLVPGANLGTECAIFEAVHGSAPDIAGKDMANPTALLQSAVLMLHHIGESAAAIRVQDALEQVYWEGKTLTKDVGGTSGTKAFADAVLQAMEMPQTVSA
- a CDS encoding carboxypeptidase regulatory-like domain-containing protein, whose amino-acid sequence is MKQKLGWLAAGIVMSGMVVGFTGCKPNTPAQTSPETAQTNATPAPAQPAVPLDPTTLGTVSGTVHFAGKAPERISIDMSQDPVCSMMGGDNFAEQYVVHDGKLANVYIYIKSGPPAAMSAPATSVAPVVLDQIGCKYVPHVIAVMRGGSVEFRNSDGTMHNIHTIPEAGTNKEIDISQGPKGAPEVKSFAEPEIMMPVRCNNHPWMNAFINVSVTPFFAVTDANGHFEIKGLPAGTYTLAAVHEKMGEQTMTVTVRPHVTETANFSYSIKK